Proteins from one Rosa chinensis cultivar Old Blush chromosome 7, RchiOBHm-V2, whole genome shotgun sequence genomic window:
- the LOC112180781 gene encoding uncharacterized protein LOC112180781, with protein MEPHLRGSQSPIDVFKYRRRQLSPLVPLQNLIAPQTEDGVSVAGSYGSKGQFVHGKENLHPTSFPAKNKSEAQMCKSTSSSGLYTPSPKSHFAHQVMASAATEAAAAALTSSPKPKNTSVTPITVISCKDWSPQDDGIEVILPPTEIPSSKEDVDAASTAGLSLVYGPTTRRRLPLFAEICPE; from the exons ATGGAACCGCACTTGCGAGGTTCTCAGTCGCCGATCGACGTCTTCAAGTACCGCCGTCGTCAACTGTCGCCGCTCGTGCCCCTGCAGAATCTGATCGCGCCGCAGACGGAGGACGGCGTTTCGGTTGCCGGAAGCTACGGCTCCAAAGGCCAG TTTGTacatggaaaagaaaatttgcATCCAACTTCTTTCCCTGCCAAGAACAAATCTGAG GCACAGATGTGCAAGTCTACAAGTAGCTCAGGATTATACACACCCAGCCCAAAGTCCCACTTTGCCCATCAGGTCATGGCATCAGCTGCTacagaagcagcagcagcagcgttAACCTCATCGCCAAAGCCAAAGAACACCAGTGTGACCCCAATTACTGTCATCAGCTGCAAGGACTGGTCACCCCAAGATGATGGCATTGAGGTTATCTTGCCTCCAACTGAAATACCTTCATCGAAGGAAGATGTGGATGCAGCCAGCACTGCTGGGCTGAGTCTTGTCTATGGTCCTACTACAAGAAGGAGATTGCCACTGTTTGCTGAAATTTGCCCAGAGTAG
- the LOC112179513 gene encoding NAC domain-containing protein 83, which translates to MDRCFPVGLRFHPTDEELIGHYLHLKNNPNSATPSLVLPEFDLYGEAEPWIIWDAYGGPNLKQQDLFFFTLLKKKANPRGGHASSRHSRRVGSSGTWSQGEPSKPIFGEKNQETPIGRKTKLRYENKLVPEQHGCWIMEEYTSVDDQSSCPAAHDHYVICRLRENKTGQRGAIRRKSQDDDDHHPKPRKKPKSLTVSDPQPAFTTNEARKIVSLNQSPNPEQQFENELIISEGEAQSSISNCIGMPEDIDWLDLALEDIDWLDLALEEVEGDRLCPALAEQQTLLSSLTFQLC; encoded by the coding sequence ATGGATCGTTGTTTTCCTGTGGGTTTGAGATTCCACCCGACTGATGAAGAACTGATTGGGCACTACCTCCACCTCAAGAATAATCCTAACTCGGCGACACCGTCCTTGGTACTTCCTGAGTTTGATTTGTACGGTGAGGCCGAACCCTGGATCATTTGGGATGCCTATGGAGGACCCAATCTCAAACAACAAGATCTCTTCTTTTTTACTCTCCTTAAGAAGAAGGCCAATCCCCGCGGCGGCCATGCTAGTTCCCGGCATAGTCGAAGGGTTGGATCATCGGGCACATGGAGCCAAGGTGAACCGTCCAAACCCATTTTTGGCGAGAAGAACCAGGAAACCCCAATTGGGCGAAAGACGAAATTGAGGTACGAGAACAAACTGGTGCCGGAACAACACGGTTGTTGGATTATGGAGGAGTATACCAGTGTTGATGATCAATCCAGTTGTCCTGCCGCTCATGATCATTATGTGATTTGCCGACTCCGAGAGAACAAGACTGGACAAAGAGGAGCAATCAGAAGGAAGTCTCAGGATGATGATGATCACCATCCAAAGCCTAGGAAAAAGCCCAAGTCTTTGACAGTTTCTGATCCACAACCTGCTTTTACAACCAATGAGGCTAGAAAGATAGTGTCTTTGAACCAGAGTCCTAATCCTGAGCAGCAATTTGAAAATGAGTTGATTATTAGTGAGGGTGAGGCACAAAGCAGTATTAGTAATTGTATTGGTATGCCCGAGGATATTGATTGGCTTGATCTTGCATTGGAGGATATTGATTGGCTTGATCTTGCattggaggaagtagaagggGATAGACTATGCCCTGCACTCGCAGAACAACAAACATTGTTGTCATCATTGACCTTTCAACTTTGTTAA
- the LOC112178179 gene encoding sister chromatid cohesion 1 protein 1 has protein sequence MAATMHAKMNRRNLNQIDLIRICEEILNPRAPMALRLSSILMGGDVIVYERKVKLLFDDVHRLLDELNEAWKKVKSNTDSTVLPKRRAQAKKEAITLPEAEHQDTDLVGDIEQSLDFSHHATLFQQQTGYFLMQLDSVDVGEPLNDNAAEGDQPRNLHQADPEDITLPKCYDPSDALADLFNPRFERFEIEGDNVDLTSGEPTHIRPPSPNYLIPSPPRQDQHQEGQQANNVFDEVVQMQDVQENAQQRQRPIRRRKRKTPGSVMDNDQTIHPGHVYQSWLQDTSDIVSRRRRNQKPKNIMSTMKIGKLMEQPASVLMGRLFKPGSGETYYPAPLLELFKEKHTHDSPSAFTSPPLPLEPSSWSPPGRQTYQGHHLEDKLIKTCLLKIFLGEVTPNHLHEPLDDLRANLIGKRGADANLATPRNSGDERRSVLSSSSGKAVDKNSSVVNSGRKRRYSSKHSNDGLEPVSEDNGYHHSDPNFKVSWLSGNGPTPEQELLMETGPTQTQQPIINQPLEKVTDAIRMELKSHFEIAGGPQVESLNNLTAGLNRRGAALLFYQTCVLATRDFVKVKQNAPYEDILITRGSNM, from the exons ATGGCCGCCACCATGCACGCCAAGATGAACCGCAGGAATCTCAACCAGATCGACCTCATCAGAATCTG CGAAGAGATTCTGAATCCAAGAGCTCCTATGGCTCTCCGACTCTCCAGTATTCTCATGG GTGGAGACGTCATCGTCTACGAACGTAAAGTGAAGCTCCTATTCG ATGATGTGCACCGTCTTctg GATGAATTAAACGAAGCATGGAAGAAGGTGAAATCCAACACAGACTCCACTGTCCTCCCCAAACGGAGAGCTCAGGCCAA GAAAGAAGCAATAACTCTGCCAGAGGCTGAGCATCAAGATACAGATCTTGTTGGTGACATCGAGCAGTCTCTTGATTTCTCTCACCATGCCACGCTTTTCCAGCAGCAAACCGGCTATTTTCTCATG CAACTGGATAGTGTAGATGTGGGAGAACCACTTAACGATAATGCAGCGGAGGGAGATCAACCTCGGAACTTACATCAAG CTGATCCTGAGGATATCACATTGCCTAAATGTTATGATCCATCAGATGCACTTGCAGATTTGTTCAACCCTCGCTTTGAGAG ATTTGAAATTGAGGGAGATAACGTAGACCTCACATCAGGAGAGCCCACACACATTCGACCACCTTCTCCAAATTATCTAATACCTTCTCCACCTCGTCAAGACCAGCATCAGGAAGGACAGCAGGCTAATAATGTGTTTGATGAAGTGGTGCAGATGCAGGATGTTCAAGAGAATGCTCAACAGAGGCAGAGGCCTATAaggaggagaaagagaaaaacacCAGGCTCTGTAATGGATAATGACCAAACAATCCATCCTGGACATGTGTACCAATCTTGGCTTCAAGATACTTCAGATATAgtttcaagaagaagaagaaaccagaag CCCAAGAACATAATGTCTACTATGAAGATTGGTAAACTCATGGAGCAGCCAGCTAGTGTTCTCATGGGTCGTTTATTTAAACCTGGAAGTGGAGAAACATATTACCCAGCTCCTCTCTTAGAGCTATTCAAGGAAAAACATACCCATGACTCACCTTCTG CATTCACCTCGCCACCTCTGCCTCTAGAACCATCATCATGGTCACCACCTGGAAGACAAACTTATCAAGGTCACCACCTGGAAGACAAACTTATCAAGACCTG CCTGTTGAAGATTTTCTTAGGGGAGGTGACTCCCAATCATTT ACATGAACCGCTGGATGATCTGCGAGCCAATCTTATTGGCAAGAGAGGAGCTGATGCCAATCTGGCAACACCAAGAAATTCTG GAGATGAAAGAAGATCCGTCCTGAGCTCCTCATCTGGGAAGGCAGTTGACAAAAACAGTTCAGTAGTCAATTCAGGACG GAAAAGGCGTTATTCATCTAAACATAGCAACGACGGACTTGAACCAGTGTCGGAGGATAATGGATATCATCACTCTGATCCAAACTTCAAGGTATCATGGTTATCTGGAAATGGCCCAACACCTGAGCAAG AACTATTAATGGAAACTGGACCGACACAGACACAACAACCTATCATCAATCAGCCACTGGAAAAAGTGACTGATGCAATTCGAAT GGAACTGAAATCCCATTTTGAAATAGCGGGTGGCCCTCAAGTAGAATCCCTGAACAACCTGACTGCTGGACTGAATCGAAGAGGAGCGGCTTTGCTTTTCTATCAAACTTGTG TTCTTGCTACTCGTGATTTCGTAAAAGTTAAACAAAATGCCCCTTACGAGGATATTCTGATTACTAGAGGATCAAATATGTAA